In the Ctenopharyngodon idella isolate HZGC_01 chromosome 4, HZGC01, whole genome shotgun sequence genome, one interval contains:
- the LOC127511094 gene encoding guanylate-binding protein 1-like isoform X1: protein MTGRYNVYKTQTQATEVKKSKELYSPVIMDKPVCLIDTESDGKLCVQQSALQILQQIQQPVVVVAVVGLYRTGKSFLMNRLAGQQTGFALGSTIESKTKGIWMWCVDHPTKAGTTLVLLDTEGLGDVDKGDSKHDTNIFCLAVLLSSTLVYNSRGTIDNRAVEELQYVTELTECIKVKSSDEDDDDSSEFVKFFPSFIWAVRDFTLERKIDGKDATEDEYLEFALKLKHGTAKKVMEYNLPRECIQKFFPSRTCFTFPFPTAPENVSRLESLDPADLSSDFLEVTDRFCKLVFHESQVKKLKDGITVTGRVLGNLAKTYVDTISSGAVPCLENAVIAMALIENESAVKEGLEVYQSGMEKLKDSFPLELKDVSSEHQHLSSMATQTFMKRSFRDTDGKYLKSLEENINKLFDGYLCQNEQASKRQCEDLLSSLSATMTENLKQGFYAKPGGYDLFCKDLEDIVKNYNSQANKEVKAEEVLEEFLKQKSVDSKAILQADKKLTETEKKIKEEIEKAALLQQEIKAKEEKQRQLEEKMEAEKQSNEERMRQMKEKMDEELRLQREEADRAMESKLREQAALLEKGFKEKADRMTQEMEEFKRQNAEAESNRAKEFAVMLENSNKRHEESMAIMMQQHREQMQAIQKKNASSSGGCCIL, encoded by the exons ATGACAGGAAGATACAACGTGTATAAAACTCAGACTCAAGCTACTGAAGTTAAGAAAAGCAAAGAG CTGTATTCTCCAGTGATCATGGACAAACCAGTGTGCTTGATTGACACGGAGTCAGATGGGAAGCTGTGTGTGCAGCAGTCAGCTCTACAGATCCTGCAGCAGATCCAGCAGCCAGTGGTGGTGGTGGCCGTGGTGGGTCTCTACCGCACCGGGAAGTCCTTCCTGATGAATCGCCTCGCAGGACAACAAACAG GGTTTGCATTGGGCAGCACCATCGAGTCCAAGACGAAGGGCATCTGGATGTGGTGTGTGGATCACCCCACTAAAGCAGGAACCACTCTGGTGCTGCTGGACACTGAGGGACTTGGAGACGTGGACAAG gGAGACTCAAAGCACGACACCAACATCTTCTGTTTGGCTGTGTTACTGAGCAGCACTCTGGTCTACAACAGTCGAGGGACGATTGACAACAGGGCTGTAGAGGAACTGCA ATACGTCACTGAACTAACAGAGTGCATTAAGGTCAAATCATCAGATGAGGATGACGACGATTCAAGCGAGTTTGTGAAGTTCTTCCCTAGTTTCATTTGGGCTGTGAGGGACTTCACTCTTGAGCGAAAGATTGATGGCAAAGATGCAACAGAGGATGAGTACCTAGAGTTTGCTCTGAAGCTGAAACATG GCACAGCAAAAAAAGTGATGGAGTACAACTTGCCCAGGGAGTGCATCCAAAAATTCTTCCCTTCCAGAACGTGCTTCACTTTCCCATTCCCAACCGCCCCAGAGAATGTGTCTCGTTTGGAGAGTTTGGATCCTGCTGACCTTTCCTCTGACTTCCTGGAGGTCACAGATCGTTTCTGCAAGTTAGTCTTTCACGAGAGCCAAGTGAAGAAGCTGAAAGATGGAATCACAGTCACTGGCAGAG TTCTGGGTAACTTGGCGAAAACATACGTGGACACCATCTCCAGTGGGGCTGTGCCGTGTCTGGAGAATGCTGTGATTGCTATGGCATTGATTGAGAATGAGTCTGCAGTGAAGGAGGGGCTTGAGGTTTACCAGAGTGGAATGGAGAAGCTGAAGGACTCCTTCCCTCTGGAACTGAAGGATGTGTCCTCAGAACACCAACATCTCAGCAGCATGGCGACACAAACCTTCATGAAGCGTTCCTTCAGGGACACTGATGGGAAGTACTTGAAATCTCTAGAG gaaaacattaataaactcTTTGATGGATACCTGTGCCAAAACGAGCAAGCTTCAAAGAGACAATGTGAGGATCTCTTGTCATCACTCTCTGCAACAATGACGGAAAATCTCAAGCAGGGTTTCTATGCCAAACCAGGTGGCTATGATCTCTTCTGCAAGGATCTGGAGGACATTGTGAAGAATTATAACAGCCAGGCCAATAAAGAAGTCAAG GCTGAAGAGGTCCTAGAGGAGTTTCTGAAGCAGAAGTCTGTGGATTCTAAAGCAATTCTGCAGGCTGACAAAAAACTGACTGAGACTGAGAAAAAGATTAAGG AGGAAATAGAGAAAGCAGCCCTCCTGCAGCAGGAAATCAAAGCTAAAGAGGAGAAGCAGCGACAACTCGAAGAGAAGATGGAAGCAGAGAAACAGAGTAATGAAGAGAGGATGAGACAGATGAAGGAGAAGATGGATGAGGAGCTGAGGCTCCAGAGAGAGGAGGCTGACCGTGCCATGGAGAGTAAACTGAGGGAGCAGGCTGCTCTGTTGGAGAAAGGATTTAAGGAGAAAGCAGACAGGATGACCCAGGAGATGGAAGAGTTCAAGAGACAGAATGCTGAAGCTGAGAGTAATAGAGCTAAAGAGTTTGCAGTGATGTTAGAGAACTCCAACAAGAGACATGAGGAGTCTATGGCTATAATGATGCAGCAACACAGAGAACAGATGCAGGCCATTCAGAAGAAGAATGCAAGCTCTTCAGGTGGATGTTGTATCTTGTGA